A window from Chloroflexota bacterium encodes these proteins:
- a CDS encoding MFS transporter, giving the protein MSRSNRERVSLPYLARISVFWLGLSTVWAGLNVVYLPDRVEALVGPAHKGTYLGVLVSVGLMVAIVVQPVMGAVSDRTTARWGRRKPYMLLGSLLSALFLLLMAAVSTYALLFAVVVLLQLSSNSAHGPYQGIIPDLVPQNQRGRASGFFGLANQLGVLLGALVAGQFLDRGQPGNYLFVAAGVLVMVAVISTLTIREEPLAEKPEFSGVLSEFRTRLAELRSRPGFTWILLSRLFFFMGLLAADQILLFFVRERLGISENAGLSVTMALGVLIVVAGLVTVPAGWISDRIDRRSLVFAACSVGLVASLILLFTTNFATLLVGFAVLGGAVGMFTAADWALAIDLIPDPRAPGLYMGLTNLATAGGDALGSLSAGVVLDTFNGIQPLLGYTAVFIMMAGFFALSAGIILKVPNVFVAEQDAETDA; this is encoded by the coding sequence ATGTCGCGTAGCAACCGAGAACGTGTTTCCCTACCGTACCTAGCCCGGATCAGTGTCTTTTGGCTGGGACTCTCAACTGTTTGGGCGGGTCTGAATGTAGTCTACCTGCCTGACCGCGTTGAAGCACTGGTGGGCCCGGCGCACAAGGGCACCTACCTGGGCGTCCTAGTTTCCGTCGGCCTCATGGTTGCCATTGTCGTCCAGCCAGTTATGGGCGCGGTGAGCGACCGCACGACTGCGCGATGGGGCCGCCGCAAGCCGTACATGCTCTTGGGCTCGCTCTTGAGCGCTCTCTTTCTCTTGCTGATGGCCGCGGTCAGCACCTATGCCCTGCTCTTTGCGGTGGTTGTCCTGCTACAGCTTTCGTCCAATAGCGCGCACGGGCCGTACCAGGGCATCATCCCCGATCTTGTGCCGCAGAACCAGCGGGGACGCGCATCGGGGTTTTTCGGCCTGGCTAACCAGCTTGGTGTCCTGCTAGGTGCGCTCGTTGCCGGACAATTCCTGGATCGCGGGCAACCGGGGAATTACCTCTTCGTCGCTGCCGGCGTACTCGTGATGGTGGCAGTGATCTCCACTCTCACCATCCGCGAGGAGCCGTTGGCGGAGAAACCGGAGTTTTCCGGGGTACTCAGCGAGTTTCGCACGCGCCTTGCGGAGTTGCGTTCGAGGCCGGGGTTCACTTGGATCCTGCTCTCCCGTTTGTTCTTTTTCATGGGACTGCTGGCTGCAGACCAGATTCTGCTCTTCTTCGTGCGCGAACGCCTTGGCATAAGCGAGAATGCCGGCCTCTCTGTGACCATGGCGCTTGGGGTGCTCATCGTAGTGGCGGGACTGGTCACAGTACCGGCTGGCTGGATTTCAGACCGCATAGACCGGCGCAGCCTGGTTTTCGCCGCCTGCAGTGTAGGGTTGGTTGCATCCTTGATTCTGCTCTTTACGACAAATTTCGCAACCCTTCTCGTTGGATTTGCCGTGCTCGGTGGGGCTGTTGGAATGTTCACTGCCGCGGATTGGGCTTTGGCGATTGACCTCATCCCCGATCCCAGAGCGCCCGGCCTGTACATGGGCCTCACCAACTTGGCGACTGCCGGTGGGGACGCGCTCGGCAGCCTCAGCGCGGGCGTCGTGCTGGACACCTTCAACGGCATTCAACCGCTGCTGGGCTACACCGCCGTCTTCATCATGATGGCGGGATTCTTCGCACTGAGCGCGGGAATTATTTTGAAGGTACCAAATGTCTTCGTAGCGGAGCAAGATGCAGAGACGGACGCGTAA